Proteins from a genomic interval of Benincasa hispida cultivar B227 chromosome 7, ASM972705v1, whole genome shotgun sequence:
- the LOC120082149 gene encoding dolichyl-diphosphooligosaccharide--protein glycosyltransferase subunit 1B, which yields METQPKARLALVFSIIAHLSLLACASSHELQIVNAEKRIDLTSHIVKVFLTLKVENTGTVPASDVLLAFPPTEFDRLSLVRAAIATGKKKKRSYVPLDVKPTELFDAPNGAKGFSISLLNPLSPGATATFEVLYISTHTLKPFPEEISQSESQLVYYHDSAFILSPYHIKQQATFIKTPSTKVESFTKLEPTNRVSKEIRYGPYEDLPPYSFSPILLHFENNHPFAVVEELVREVEISHWGSIQITEHYKLAHAGARHKGVFSRVEYQSRPSLSGVSSFRHLLARLPPKVHSVYYRDEIGNISSSHLRKDFQKSELEIEPRYPLFGGWKATFVIGYGLPLQDFLFESPDGRRYLNFTFGCPLTETVVDKLTLKIVLPEGSTGPTAVVPFQVEQHLEKKYSYLDVVGRTVVVLEKKNVVPEHNSRFQVYYSFNPIFMLAEPLMLVSAFFFFFVACVVYLHIDLSISKMP from the exons ATGGAAACTCAGCCGAAAGCTCGACTAGCCCTAGTCTTCTCGATCATCGCTCACCTCTCGTTGCTCGCGTGCGCTTCTTCTCATGAGCTTCAGATCGTAAACGCAGAGAAAAGA ATTGACTTGACTTCTCACATCGTGAAGGTTTTCCTTACTTTGAAG GTGGAAAATACTGGAACGGTGCCGGCTTCAGATGTTCTTCTTGCTTTTCCACCCACAGAATTTGATCGTCTGTCATTAGTAAGGGCTGCTATTGCTActggaaaaaagaagaaaagatctTATGTTCCCCTTGATGTAAAACCAACTGAGCTATTTGATGCACCTAATGGAGCTAAAGGTTTCTCTATATCTTTGCTCAATCCACTAAGTCCGGGAGCAACTGCAACGTTTGAAGTCCTTTATATATCTACTCACACTCTTAAACCTTTCCCGGAAGAGATTAGTCAATCTGAATCTCAGTTGGTTTATTACCATGATAGTGCATTTATATTGTCACCCTATCATATTAAACAGCAGGCAACTTTTATTAAGACCCCAAGCACGAAGGTTGAATCATTTACAAAGCTGGAACCCACTAACCGTGTCagcaaagaaattagatatggACCATATGAAGATCTCCCTCCTTATTCATTTTCACCCATTCTATTACATTTTGAGAATAATCATCCATTTGCTGTTGTTGAGGAACTTGTGCGTGAAGTAGAGATATCTCACTGGGGCAGCATTCAGATTACTGAGCATTACAAGTTGGCCCATGCTGGTGCTCGACACAAGGGTGTTTTTTCGAg GGTTGAATATCAATCTAGACCATCTCTTAGCGGAGTTTCTTCATTTCGGCATCTACTTGCAAGATTACCCCCTAAAGTTCACTCCGTTTACTACCGAGACGAGATAGGAAATATATCATCATCACACCTGCGCAAAGATTTTCAGAAG TCTGAACTTGAAATTGAACCACGGTATCCTTTGTTTGGTGGATGGAAAGCTACTTTTGTCATTGGTTATGGGCTACCGTTGCAAGACTTCCTTTTTGAGTCTCCTGATGGCAGACGGTACCTAAACTTTACTTTTGGTTGTCCTCTTACTGAAACTGTGGTTGACAAGTTGACCTTGAAG ATTGTTTTACCAGAGGGATCCACAGGCCCTACTGCCGTGGTTCCCTTTCAGGTGGAGCAACACCTAGAG AAGAAGTACTCGTATTTGGATGTTGTGGGAAGGACTGTGGTTGtgctagaaaagaaaaatgtagtCCCTGAACATAACTCTCGTTTCCAG GTCTATTACAGTTTCAACCCAATATTCATGCTGGCAGAGCCATTGATGTTGGTGTctgcatttttcttctttttcgtGGCTTGCGTGGTTTATTTACACATTGATCTTTCCATTAGCAAGATGCCTTAA